DNA sequence from the Halocalculus aciditolerans genome:
AGCATCGCGGGCGTCACGTAGGACGCCAGCGAGACGACGAACGTGATGAGGACGCCCGCGCTGATGCCGGGGAGCGCGAGCGGGAAGAGCACGCGCGTGAAGACCGTGAGGCGGTTCGCGCCGAGGTTCTGCGCGGCTTCTTCGAGGCTGTAGGGGATGGTGTGCATGACGTTGATGATGGGGAACACCATGAACGGGAGCATGACGTGGACGAGGCCGACGATGATGCCGATCTCGTTGAAGAGGAGTTTCGGCGGGCTCTGCTGGGAGACGAGGCCGAGCCACTGGAGCGTCGTGACGACGACGCCGGAGCCGTTGAGCAGGACGAACCAGCCAAAGGACCGGACGACGAGGTCGATGGTGAGCGGCGCGAGCGTCGCGATGACGATGAGCTTCCCCGTCAATCCGCCCTTCCGCACGGCGGCGTACGCGAGCGGGAAGCCGAGCACGAAGTCGATGACGGTCACGATGGCCGCGATCTTCAGCGTGCGGAAGAGAATCGTCTGGTAGAGCGGCGTCAAGAACGCCTTCGTGTAGTGGACGAGCGTCACGCCGGGCTGGACGCTCCCCTGCACGAACGGGTTGAGGCTGTAACTCAACAGGATGAACGTGGGGAAGACGATGAGCCCGAGGACGACGAGGAACGCCGGGCCGATGAGCAGGAGCTTCCCGACCCAACTGTCCCCGTACTTCCGGACGACCGACGAGACGCGTTCGTTCACGGCGTCGAACGACCGACTGGAGTAGGATGACGATGCCATGGGTCAGGCCTGTGCGAGGTGGGTGTCTTCGACGCTCCACGCGAGCGTAATCTCGTCGTCCGTATCGTAGAGCGTGGCGCTGTGGCGGTTCGCGTCGTCGACGGTGAGTTCGTGGTCCCCGACCGTGACGAAGTACCGTACTTTCGACCCGAGGAAGAGCCGCCGGTCCACGGTTCCCGCGACCGTGTTCACCGACCCGTCCTGGTAGCCGGGTTCCCGCACGGAAATCTTCTCCGGGCGGACGAACACCGCGCTGCCGTCCGTCGACGTCGCGTTCACCGCGACCGGCTCCCCGGCGACGTCGAGCGTCACCGAATCCTCGTCCGCGGAGAGCTCGCCGTCGAGGAAGTTCGTGTCGCCGATGAAGTCCGCGACGAACTCCGTCGCCGGCTCCTCGTAGATCTCCATCGGCGTCCCGATCTGCTCGATGTGCCCGTCGTTCATCACGGCGATTCGGTCCGCCATCGTGAGCGCTTCCTCCTGGTTGTGCGTGACGTAGAGCGTCGTGATTCCGAGGTCGGACTGGAGCTCCGTGAGCTCGACTTCGAGCTGGTCGCGGAGTTTCTTGTCGAGCGCGCCGAGCGGCTCGTCCATCAGGAGGACTTCCGGCTCGATGGCGATTGCGCGCGCCGTCGCCACCCGCTGTTGCTGGCCGCCGGAGAGGTTCGACGGCTTCCGGTCCTCGTACCCCTCTAAATCCACCATCCGCAGGACCTCCGCGATGCGCTCTTCGTTCTCCACGCCCTCGATGCCTTTGCGCTTCAGGCCGAACTCGATGTTCTTCCCGACGGTCATGTGCGGGAAGAGCGCGTAATCCTGGAAGACCATGCCCGTGTCGCGTTTGTGCGTCGGGACGCGCGTCACGTTCTCCCCGGCGAGCGTGATGTTGCCCTCCGTCGGCTGCTCGAATCCCGCGAGCATCCGGAGCGTCGTCGTCTTCCCGGAGCCCGACGGGCCGAGGAGCGCGAGCAACTCGCCTTGCTTGACGTCGAAGGAGACGTCGTCCACAGCCGTGATGTCGCCGAACCGCTTGCTGACGTTCTCGTAGCTGATCGCGACACCTCCTGTGTTTGCCGTAGTCATGGCCATGTATGGCACGGGATGGGTCAAGAAGCTTTCCTCGTCACATTCGCCGCTCGCGGCCGAGCGGGACGCTACGCGGCCGCCGTGAACGGGTGGTGGGCGGTGGAACGCGCTACGAGAAGGTGTTGTTCCACTGCTCCGCCCAGTCGCTCCGGTTCTCCCAGATGTAGCCGAAGTCCGGGAACGCCAGCTGGTCGAACTCGTCGGAGGTCACCGCGCCGAACTCCTTCGCCTTCGCGTTCACTGTCGCGTTCTTGTTCGTCACGCCACACCCCATCGCCGCCGACGCCTTCTCCTGGAACCACGGGGAGAGACACTCGTTCGCGTACGCGAACGCCGCTTCCTGGTTGGGCGCGTTCTTCGTCACGCCGACGGCTTCCGCGAACGCGACGCCCGCCGGTTCGAGCCGGAACAGCGGGTCGATCGACGCCCCGCGCTTCCACATGTCGAAGAGCATGTAGTCCCAGAAGAGGTTGAGCGCGTCGACGTTCCCGCTCGCGAGCTGCTGTTTCGCCGACGCCACCCCCTGGTAGGTCGTCGTCACGTTCGGCTTCAGGTTCGTCTCCAGCCAGTCGAACCCGGCCTGCACGTCGAGCTCGGAGTTGAAGCTGTTCCCGGTCGCGATCGCGGACGCCATCAACAGGAGGTACGGGCCGCCGGACCACGAGAACGGAACGAGCGCCGTCGAGTTCGAGTTCTTCATCACGTCCGCGTGTGACTGCGGCGTGTTGTCCCAGAGGCTCGTGTTGATGACGGGGAGCACTTCCCCGACCTCCCAGGAGACGCCCGCGCCGTCGTAGTGAACGAACTTATCGTAGATGTTGTCCACTTCGGGGACGGCGTCCGGGTGGTCGGTCAGCGGCTCGAGCCACCCCTTCCGCGACGCCTTCTCGATCCCGATGACGTCCGGGACGACGACGTCCGGTGGACTGTCTTGGTTCGCCTGAAGCTTCGTGAGCTGCGTCGTCGTGACCGCGGTCTGCGTGTTGATATTGAGGTTGTACTTCTCCTCGACGCGGGGGATCAGGTACTTCTTGTGAATCGTCGAAATCGCCCCGACGTTCAACATGACGCTGATCTCCTTCCCGCCGAAGTCCTTCGCGCCACTACTCGTCGTCCCGCTCCCCGAACTCGTCTCGTCGGAGCTCGTGTCGCCGGAGCTCGTCGACGTCGCCGAGCTGCCGCCACCACCGGTGAGGCAGCCGGCGAGGCCGGTTATTCCGAGCGTTCCCGCACCACTGAGCTTGAGGAAGCGACGGCGGTCTTGATTGCCGCGGTCATTGCTTGGCATTCTCTCTCACCTCGGGGTAAAGTCAACCATTCATATATATCTTTGTGTCCTACAGATTCTTCGTACGGACGAATATCGTTAAATCATCCACTATTTTGTCGAATCACTCGTGGTCGGGTCGACGGATGGTCGATTCTCCGCCAATTCGTTCGTCAGTTGGGAGTCGCCGCTCCCGGGCGACTCGTCACTGTGACGCTCGGCGAGCGCCGAGGAACTGGGTGACGACGGCCGCCCCGGCTTTCGCGGTCACGCCGTCGGCGTCGAGCGGCGGGGCGACCTCGTGGAGGTCGAACCCCCGAATCAGGTCGTGCCGGCCGAGCTGGTAGACGAGTTCGAGGAGCTGGTGGGTGTGGAGTCCGCCGGGGCTCGGCGCGCACGTCCCCGGCGCGCTTCCCGCGTCCAGCACGTCGATGTCGACGGAGACGAAGACGGCCGCCGTTCCGTCCGTCGCGGCGTCCAGCGCGCGCTCCACCGCGTGCTCCGTCCCGTCTTGGTGGACGTCCCGCGCGGTCACGATCTCCGCGCCGATGTCCCGCACCCAGTCGACGTAGTACTTCGAGTTGTGCCAGCCGGAGAGGCCGAGCTCGACGAAGTTCTCCCCCGCGAGCTGGTCGGCGTCGTCCTCCAGCAGCCGGCGGAACGGCGTCCCCGAGGAGAGCTCGCCGCCGTGCGAGTGGCGGACGTCGTGGTGCGCGTCGATATTGATGACGCCGACGTCGCCGTCGACCGCGTTCATCATCGCCTTCGCCGTCGGATAGGTGAGCGAGTGGTCGCCCCCGATACTCACCGGCACCACGCCGTCCGCCGTAATCGCGGTCAGCGCCTGCTCGACGCGGCCGTGCGCGGCGAGCACGTCCGTCTGGTCGACGTCGACGTCGCCGTAATCCACGACGTCGATGCCGCGACTGATGTCGACGTCGAGGCCGGGATTGTAGCAGGTCCCGTGCGTCAGTTCGTCGCGGACCGCTTTCGGGCCGAGCCGCGAGCCCCGCGGCCCCGCGACGCACGCCGTGTCGAACGGGATGCCCACGATTCCGACGTCCGCCTCGGCGGCGTCACGCGCGTCCGTGATAATCTCTCCGACGTTCGTGTCGTACTCGTCCGCGACGCCGACGTCGTAGCCGGCGTACGGCGTGAGCAACGGCTCGATACCACTACACAACCCTGGCTGTGGCTCGCTCACCATACACATCCGCGTTTCACGTCATCCGTGAAAGAAGTATCCCCGAAAACCGTGTCGAATGCTGTCACGGCACGGAACACTTATCAGAACCGTGGGAGAGAGTTAGCGTACCGGCATGAGCGAGCGAACCCCCTTCCAGACGAGTGAGTACCGACGCCGACTCGACCGGACGCGCGAGCGGATGCGGGACGCGGGCCTCGACGCGCTCGTCGTCACCGACCCCGCGAACATGAACTACCTCACGGGCTACGAGTCCTGGTCGTTCTACGTCCACCAGTGCGTCGTCGTGACGCTCGACCACGACCCGGTCTGGGTCGGCCGAGAGATGGACGCGAAATCCGCGGAGGTGACGACGTGGCTTCCGCGCGACCACGTCAAGTCGTACACGGACGACTACGTGCAGTCCCCGCACGACAAACACCCGATGGATTACGTCGCGCGGGTCGTCGCGGACCTCGGGTACGCCGACCGCACGCTCGGCGTCGAGATGGACGCCTACTACTACACGGCGCGCTCGCACGCCCGGCTCACCGGGAACCTCGACGACGCGACTATCGAGGACGCGACGCTCCTCGTGAACTGGGTGCGACTGAAGAAGTCCGACGCCGAACTCGAACGGATGGAGCAGGCCGCCGAACTCGCCGAATCGGGGATGCGCGCCGCCGTCGACACCATCCGGGAAGGCGTTCGCGAGTCCGACGCCGCCGCCGCCATCTACGACGGCCTCATCAGTGGAACAGATGCGTTCGGCGGCGATTACCCCGCCATCGTCCCGCTGATGCCGTCCGGCGACCACACGGGCACACCGCATCTCTCCTGGAGCGACCGCGAGTTCGACGACGGCGACCCCGTCATCATCGAGCTCGCCGGCTGCAAACACCGGTACCACTGCCCGATGGCGCGGACGCTGAACGTCGGCGAGCCCACGGACGCGATGCAGGAGACCGCGGACGTCGTGATGGAGGGCTTGCAGGCCGCGCTCGACGCCGTCGAACCGGGCGTCACCGCGGAGTCCGTCGAACGCGTCTGGCGCGAGACGATTGCGAAACACGGCATCGAGAAGGAGTCGCGACTGGGCTACGCCACCGGCCTCGGCTACCCGCCGGACTGGGGCGAGCACACGGTGAGTCTCCGTCCGGGCGACGAGACCGTTCTCGAACCCGGGATGGCCTTCCACATGATTCCCGGCATCTGGTTCGACGACTTCGGCGTCGAGATCAGCGAGACGTTCCGGGTCACGAACTCCGGCGCGGAGACGCTCGCGGACTTCGACCGCGACGTCTTCCGCGTCTAACCACCGAGTTTGGTAATACCAACCACTATTACGCTGTAGGTACAGAGGTGGTGTATGCGAACAGGCAACGAGGACGGCCGGAAGATCGGGGCGGTGGCGCGGTCACTAGAGATTCTCGAGATACTGCGGCGGCGCGGCGGCGCGACGCTCGCCGAACTGGAAGCGGAGAGCGACCTGTCGAAGGGCTCGGTCTTCGTTCACCTGGAGACGCTCGCCGACGGCGGCTTCGTCACGCGGCGCGGCGACCAGTACGTCCTCGGCCGCCGATTCATCTCGTTCGGCGAGCGCGTCCGGAACAGCGCGCCGCTGTTCAGAGCGGGGAAAGACCAGGTCGACGCGCTCGCCCGCGAATCCGAGGAGTGCGTCCACCTCATCGTCGAGGACAACGGTCTGGAGACCATCCTCTACGAGGCGTTCGGCTCGCGCGCCGTCGGCCAGGAGTTCTTCGTGAAGAACCGCGAGGAGACGAGCCGCCACCTCCACTACTCCGCCGCCGGGAAGAGCATTCTCGCGGGGCTCGACCGCGAGGACGTCGAGGATATCATCGACTGCCGCGGGCTCCCCGAGCGGACGACGGAGACCATCACTGACGCCGACGAGCTGTTCGCGGAACTCGACGACGTCCGCGAGTCGGGGTACGCGACGAACGAACAGGAGGACATCCTCGGCATTCAGGCGGTCGGCGTGCCGATTCGGGACGCCGAAGGAACGACGCTCGGCGGGCTCAGTATCTCCGCGCCGACGAGCCGCCTCCAGGGCGACCAGCTCACGGAGGAGATGCCGACGCTCCTCCGCGAGCACGCGAACATCATCGAAGTCAACCTCCAGACCATCGACATCTAGTGACCCCATCCGCTTTGTCGATACCAAACGACACCTCCCCACACCCCACACTCCACCGACCAAATTACACCAGTAGAACTGTAAAATTCGGCGTCTGTTCTAAAAGAACGACCAGTTCGACTTTGCTCATACCAACCGACGACTAATCGCCACGAAACCGACTCTCGCACCGAATCTCTACATGGCCGGCCGGTCGTGCCGCCGAGACGCACCGCTCGAACGCCGTGACGAACGCGGCGAAACGGCGGGACGGGAGAACGAGTCGAACGGAGAAGCGATGGAACGGAAGGGCTGACGAGACGGGAGAAGCGGTAGGACGAGAGAAGCGACGCGGGGGTCGCGCCGGACGCGTCAGCGTGACGCGCTTGATGCGGCGTGCTCGACGTCGACGCGCTCGATGGCGTCGCAGAGGACGTCGAGCCCGGCTTCCGCCTGGGCGTCGGTGAGGACGAGCGGCGGGAGGAGTCGGAGGACGTTCCCGTGCTGGCCGGCCTTCCAGACGAGCACGCCGTTCTCGTAGCAGTGCTCTTGGACGCGTTTCACCGCGTCCGGCGCGGGGTCGCCGTCGCCGTCGACGAACTCCACGCCGACGAAGAGGCCTTTCCCCCTGACGTCGCCGACTGCGGGCGCGTCGACGTCGCGGAGACGGCTACGCATATCGTCGCCGAGCCGGCGGGCGTGCGCGAGGAGGTCGTGCTCTTCGACGTACTCGAGGGCCCGGAGGCCGGCGCGCATCGCCACCACGTGCCCCCGGTACGTCCCGGCGTGGTCCCCGGGCCCCCAGGTGTCGAGGTCCTCGTGGTAGATCGTCGCGGAGAGCGGGAAGCCGACGCCGCCGAGCGCCTTCGCCGTCGTCACGATGTCCGGCGTGACGTCGTAGTGGTCGCTCGCCCACCACTCTCCCGTCCGCCCGAGCCCCGCTTGAATCTCGTCGACGACGAGCGGGAGGTCGTTGTCGTCCGCGATTTCGCGCAGCCCCGAGAGGAACCCCTCCGGCGGCGTCACCACGCCGCCTTCGCCCTGGATGGGTTCGACGAAGATGCCCGCGGGGTTCGTCATCCCGCCGTACGGCTCCTCGATGATCGCTCGGACCTCGCGGAGGCTGTCCGCGACCGCGCGCTCCGGGGTCTTCCCCTGCTCGAACGGGTGCGGGTACGGCGCGAACTGCACGTTCGGCAGGAGTGGCGCGTACGGTTCCTTGAAGTCCTTCTTCCCCGTGATGCTCATCGCGCCGCTCGTCGCCCCGTGGTAGGAGCCTCTGAACGCGACCAGGCCGCTCCCGCCCGTGTTGTACTTCGCGAGCTTGATCGCGGCCTCGATGGCGTCGCTCCCGGTCGGCCCGCCGAAGACGACCTTGCTGTTCCCCGCGAGCCCGCCGGGCGCGATGGCTTCGAGCTTCTCGATGAGGTCGAGGCGCGGCTCGCTCGGGAAGTCGACCGTGTGAACGAGCTTGTCCGCTTGCTCGTGCACGGCGTCCATCACGTAGGGGTTCGCGTGCCCGACGTTCAGCACGCCGATGCCCGCGAAGAAGTCGAGGAAGACGTTCCCGTCCACGTCCCGAATCGTCGCGCCCTTCGCCTCGTCGGGGACGAGCGGGATGTGGTCCGGGTACGCGACCGCGTTCGAGTCGATTTCTTTCTGTCTGTCGAGGAGCTCTCGCGCCTTCGGTCCGGGGAACTCGTCGACGGCCGGTGCCTCGTCGAAGTGAATCTCGTCGATCGGTGGCCCACGCATACCCCCACCCACGTGACACCACACCAAATATCTTATCCACGGATTCCATAGATACGATACACAGAAACCGACTACGCCGGTCAGGCGACGCGGTTGGCGAACTCGTCGTCACCGTCGTCGAGCCGGCGGACGTTCCCGGCGACGATGTCGGCGAGGCGCTCCCAGTGCTTCGGCGTGTGCCCACCAGTATGCGGCGTGATGAGCGCGTTCTCCAGCGTCCAGAGCGGGTGGTCCTCCGGCAGCGGCTCCGGGTCGGTCACGTCGAGCGCCGCCCCCCGAATGGACTCCGTCCGGAGCGCGCTCACGAGCGCGTCGGTGTCGACGAGCCCGCCGCGCGCGGCGTTCACCACGACGCTCTCCGGTTCGAGCGTCGCGAGCGCCTCCGCGTCGACGAGGTGGCGTGTCGCGTCAGTGAGCGGGCACGCGAGGACGAGGTAGTCCGTCCGCGAGAGCGCGTCGTGGACGTCCTCCTCGTCGAACCCGAGCACCTCGTCCGTCGGTCCGCCCTTCTCCGGCGTGTATCGGATTCCGACTGTCTCGACGCCGAACCCGCCCAGTCGGTCCGCGAGCGCCGTGCCGATTGAGCCGAGACCGACGATGGTGATTGTCTTCTCCGCGAGCTCGTCCGACTGGAAGTGCCGCCACTCCCGGTTCCCCTGCCGCCGCCATCCCTCGTGGAGCCGCCGGTTGAAGACGAGGATGTTCCCGAGGGCTTGCTCGGCGATGCCCGGCGCGTGGATTCCGCCGGCGTTCGTCACCGCGACGCCGCGCTCCGCGAGCTCGCCCGTCGGCACGTGGTCCGTCCCGGCGAACGTGCACGCGAACAGCTCCAGCTCCGCCGCGGCGTTCAGGAGCGTGTCGTCGATGCCGTTCCCGGTAATCACGCGCGCGTCCGCCGCCAGTTTTCGTTCCGCCTGTGGCGTGTCGGCGCGTCGGACGACGTGGTTCGGGAGCCGGTCGGCGAGTTCGTCGGCGTACGCGGCTGTCGAGAGCCCTTCGGTCCCCTCCCTGCGCACGAGGACGTCGATAGTCGTCGTCATCGGCTGGTCTCACTCGCCCCCGGTGGTTAACCTTTTCTCGTGTCCGTCTGGCTGCCGCCGCGTGGATTTATAACCTCCCTCCTCGTCACACGACACCACATGGCTTACAGCTCCAGCGACCTCCGCGCGCTCCGGCGAGCGTTCCACCGCCATCCCGAACCGGCGTGGCGGGAGTTCCGGACGACCTGCCGACTCGTCGACGAACTCGATCGGTTCGACCTCGACGCGCTCCACGTCGGCCGCGACGCGCACGCGACCGACGCGCGCATGGCGCTCCCCGACCCCGACGACCTCGACCCCTGGCTCGAACGCGTCCGCGAAACCGCCGCCACCCCCGGTCTCGTCGACGAACTCGCCGGCGGCTACACCGGCGCAGTCGCCGTCCTCGATCGCGGCGACGGCCCCGTCGTCGCGCTCCGCGTGGACATCGACGCCCTCCCCATCACGGAAACCGACGCCGACGACCACGAGCCCGCGACCGAAGACTTTCGTTCCGAGCACGAGGGCTACATGCACGCCTGCGGGCACGACGCCCACGTGACCATCGGCCTCGGCGTCCTCGACGCCATCGCGGAGAGCGACTTCGAGGGGACGTTCAAGGTCTTCTTCCAGCCCGCCGAGGAGGAGTCCGGCGGCGGGAAGTCGATGGCGGAGAGCGGCCACCTCGACGACGTCGACTACCTCTTCTCCGTCCACGTCGGCCTCGACCACCCGACCGGCGACGTCGTCGCCGGCATGGTCAAACCCCTCGCGATGGCGCACCTCACCGCGACCTTCCACGGGGAGTCCGCACACGCCGGCAACGCGCCGAACGACGGGCGGAACACCATTCAGGCCGCGGCGGACGCAATCAGTTCTCTCTACGGGATTCCCCGGCACGCCGACGGCATGACGCGCGTGAACGTCGGCCGCATCGAAGGCGGCACGGCGAGCAACGTCGTCGCCGAAGAGACGCGACTCTGGGGCGAAGCGCGCGGGGAGACGACCGAACTCATGCGGTACGTCCAGTCGGCGTTCGAACAGCGCGTTCACGCCGCCGCGGACGCCCACGGCTGTACGGCCGACGTCGAACTCGTCAGTGAATCACCGCGCGCGGACAGCGACCCGGAACTCGCCGCGTTCGTCGCCGACGCCGCCCGCGACCGCGTCGACGTCGACCGCGTCCTCGACGCCGCGGAGTTCGGCGCGAGCGAAGACGCCACGTTCCTCATGCGCCGCGTCCAGAACGACGGCGGACTCGCCTGCTACAGCATCGTCGGCACCGACCACCCCGGCGACCACCACACGCCCGCGTTCGACGTCGACGAGACGACGCTCGACACCGCCGTCGGCACGCTCACCGATGCAATCCTCGACACGGCGCGAGAACAGCCCTGACCAGTATCTACGCCGTGATTACGCCGCGTCCACGGCCTCGCTGAGGATGCTCGCGCCGAGTTCGATCTCTCGCTCCGTCGCGTCCAGCGGCGGGAGGAGGCGGAGCGTCGAATGCCCACACCCGATCGTCAACATCCCGCGCTCCAGACACGCCTTGACGACGGCGTCCCGCCGCTCCGGCGTGTCGAACTCGACGGCGAGCATCAGGCCGCGCCCACGGACGTCGGCGACCGCGTCGCGCTCGGCGTCGAACGTCTCGATGAACTGCCGACCGCGCTCGGTCGCGTTGTCGAGCAACCCGTGTTCCTCGATGGCGTCGAGCGTGAACGCCCCCTGCATCGACGCGAGGATGTCACCCGCACCCCACGTCGACCCGATGCGGTTCGGCTCGCTCGGGAAGACGTCCGAACGCGAAATCGTCGCGCCGACGCGCAGGGCCTTCGCCGACGCGATGACGTCCGGCGCGAGCGACGTGTGGTCGACCGCCCACATCTCCCCCGTCCGCCCGACGCCGCTCTGAATCTCGTCCACGACCACGTGGAGGCCGTACTCCTCCGCGACGGCGTCCACCTCCCTGAGGAAGCGGTCGCTCGCGAAGTGATAGCCGCCGACGCCCTGCACGGGTTCCAACACCACGAACGCCACCTCCGACGGGTCGAGATGCTTCGCCGGCCCCTCGAAGAGGTCACGCAGCGCCGACGATCCATCCCGGAAGAACCCGCAGTGACAGTCACCCTCGCACGCGCAGTACGGGAGCGTCCGCGTCCCCGCCACCTCCGGATACTTCCGCGTGTACGTATCGCCGCTCCGCGTGAACGACAGCGTCCCCAGCGTCCGCCCGTGGAACGCCCCCGTGAACGTCACCGCGTACTTCGGATTCGCCGTGTTCGCGTACGAGATCTTCATCGCGTTCTCGATCGCTTCCGCCCCCGAATTCGACAGGAAGACCGTATCCATCCCGTACTGCGCCGAGACGTCCCGCAACCGATGCATCAGCTGACTCGACCCCGGCAGCTCCGTCGCCTCCGGGTCGTCCCCCGTCCCGAAGTAGAGGTCTTGCCCCGCGATCTTCATCGGATCGACGAGGTCGAACGCGTCGAGTTTGTCGAGTATTTTCGGGTTGTTGTAGCCGAGCGGTGCCGCCCCGATATGACACGTGAAATCGAGGAAGACGTTGCCGTCGACGTCCGTCACGAACGGCCCAGCCGCCTCGGCCGTCACGTCCCAGACGAACTCGTGTGAGTACTCACTCGGAGCCGCGACCTCGTGGTGGTAGTCGACCCAGCGTCTCGCGTTCGAATCAGAGAGCGCAGCCACGGATGGCTCTATGCTACCGCGATCCATACATGGTATCTGTGTAGGATGGTAATTAATTTTGTTGTCGAGTCGCCCGCCGCCGACGCCCAGACGTCGACGCAGCACACGCTGCCCGACACTCTCCACCGTCGACGCCGGGACGCCGCGACCTCGCCACCCCCCGAGACCGACTTTTGATCGCAGACAGAACAATCGGAACACATGTGAAATAGAGATCATTAGATATTGGCACTGTCTAGTTAAGTCAGTTTTGAGCTGTTCGTTGTTTCGGTGTCTATGATAACCGAAGAATCACCGGAGAGACGTTAGAAACGGTGAATATTGGTTGTTTGGTGCGTGATCGGGGTAGTGTTCAGATTATCTACTTCCACGCGAAGGCGAACGGTCATAGCCACTCGTTGTTAAGTTCTGTGTCGGCGTGGCTGAAAATATTTGAGAGAAAATAGGTATGGGCTTTTATTCCTTTGAAGACACGTTTGGCACCATTTCGACTTCCATGACGTTTGAAGTGGAGATCGAGGCCGTGGCGACGGCACGCTTCATCCAACGGAGTTGCGCCATCGACGAGAAACACAGCATCATCGACGTCGCGTTTCTCACGGGAGCCACTGAAGAACGTGTAAGCGATAACGTTCTCTCTGGTCGGCTCAAGCTTTGTGTGGAGAAATTCGTCGAGGGTCTGTATCTACGGCGGCGTACAGCCAGTACTTTTCGTCGTCGAGTTAGATCACAGTCTCGTCTACTGCAACGTGATCGGGACTTCGTCGGTCCTCGGGCTGTAGACCATCTTTGTGAACCCAGTTGTGGACGGTTGATCTTGCCTATTCAACACTAAATATGTGGCCAGTAAATATATTATATAAAAATGATAGCTTAGAAAGATGGAGCTGAATATTGAACTTCATCAGCAGCCGTAGTGTTGTTTCTCGCTGGATAAACCAAAGCCGATCTCGTTCAAACAACTGCTGAAGCGAGTGGTTTCTGGCATAGACACTCAGTAAATCACTTCGTGTCACCTTTCAAGCCCATTTGAACACCGCCCTGAGCGGATGGCAACGTTGACGAGACGTGAAATGTCTCGTTATCACGCCAGAAGTCGGACATTTCTAGGGACGCCTGTCAGGGTGCTCGTTGTCCGCTTCCACGCGACCGGTTGTCCACCTAGGAAACAAAAGCGCTTGGACTATTAGAAGCATATCTCTACCACCATGTCATATGCATTGGGTATGTGGTTGTATTGGCGACCGCCTGAGGCGCAGCCGTTGAGAGTCGCGATTGACAAAACCGCTATCTCGGTTAACGGCGAGTGCCCTTGATTGTCTGGTGCAATTGACCTCGACAGAAAACTGATTCTCGACGTCGATTTGTTCGGACGGAATGGTACCGGTCCGGCGGCTGCGCTTCCGTATGGGATGTGTGAAAAACACGATCTCTCCGACACAGTGTTTCTCGTCGATCAGATTGGCTAACGGATTGCCACTACTCAATTAGAATGAACAGTCAGGTAAACTATACCAACCCAATCTTCATCAAAAGTGGTTCCACACTTTTAAGATATTCCTCAGGTGCTTTACGATTTGTGGGTGGGAGTTGGTCGAGCGTACGCGGATGGCTTGAACAGTTTGTTCAACAACCATCGGAGACCACACCAATCCCTCAATGGAAAAACGTCGATCATGGTGGTGCTAAACTAGACCGTGCTCCATTTCAAAGAACAGAATGAGATCAATAGGTGGTCGCTGACAGGAACTGTTCCAGTAACTTTCAACCAATTATATCATTCACCCAGCGGCCAATATTACAGTGTTATTGGTGTAAAGAGCTGCTGGTTCGGGACTTGGTACTACTCCAGTGCCAGAATTAAGGCCTGGAGAAGAATCATGTCATTCGACATCACGGAATATGACTATGCGTAGGCCGT
Encoded proteins:
- a CDS encoding ABC transporter permease yields the protein MASSSYSSRSFDAVNERVSSVVRKYGDSWVGKLLLIGPAFLVVLGLIVFPTFILLSYSLNPFVQGSVQPGVTLVHYTKAFLTPLYQTILFRTLKIAAIVTVIDFVLGFPLAYAAVRKGGLTGKLIVIATLAPLTIDLVVRSFGWFVLLNGSGVVVTTLQWLGLVSQQSPPKLLFNEIGIIVGLVHVMLPFMVFPIINVMHTIPYSLEEAAQNLGANRLTVFTRVLFPLALPGISAGVLITFVVSLASYVTPAMLGGGVKVLPVVITNTFTSTSNWPFASALSIVLVAIALLVIVGYQRALKRMSGVGGV
- a CDS encoding ABC transporter ATP-binding protein, encoding MTTANTGGVAISYENVSKRFGDITAVDDVSFDVKQGELLALLGPSGSGKTTTLRMLAGFEQPTEGNITLAGENVTRVPTHKRDTGMVFQDYALFPHMTVGKNIEFGLKRKGIEGVENEERIAEVLRMVDLEGYEDRKPSNLSGGQQQRVATARAIAIEPEVLLMDEPLGALDKKLRDQLEVELTELQSDLGITTLYVTHNQEEALTMADRIAVMNDGHIEQIGTPMEIYEEPATEFVADFIGDTNFLDGELSADEDSVTLDVAGEPVAVNATSTDGSAVFVRPEKISVREPGYQDGSVNTVAGTVDRRLFLGSKVRYFVTVGDHELTVDDANRHSATLYDTDDEITLAWSVEDTHLAQA
- a CDS encoding ABC transporter substrate-binding protein: MPSNDRGNQDRRRFLKLSGAGTLGITGLAGCLTGGGGSSATSTSSGDTSSDETSSGSGTTSSGAKDFGGKEISVMLNVGAISTIHKKYLIPRVEEKYNLNINTQTAVTTTQLTKLQANQDSPPDVVVPDVIGIEKASRKGWLEPLTDHPDAVPEVDNIYDKFVHYDGAGVSWEVGEVLPVINTSLWDNTPQSHADVMKNSNSTALVPFSWSGGPYLLLMASAIATGNSFNSELDVQAGFDWLETNLKPNVTTTYQGVASAKQQLASGNVDALNLFWDYMLFDMWKRGASIDPLFRLEPAGVAFAEAVGVTKNAPNQEAAFAYANECLSPWFQEKASAAMGCGVTNKNATVNAKAKEFGAVTSDEFDQLAFPDFGYIWENRSDWAEQWNNTFS
- a CDS encoding agmatinase family protein; translated protein: MVSEPQPGLCSGIEPLLTPYAGYDVGVADEYDTNVGEIITDARDAAEADVGIVGIPFDTACVAGPRGSRLGPKAVRDELTHGTCYNPGLDVDISRGIDVVDYGDVDVDQTDVLAAHGRVEQALTAITADGVVPVSIGGDHSLTYPTAKAMMNAVDGDVGVINIDAHHDVRHSHGGELSSGTPFRRLLEDDADQLAGENFVELGLSGWHNSKYYVDWVRDIGAEIVTARDVHQDGTEHAVERALDAATDGTAAVFVSVDIDVLDAGSAPGTCAPSPGGLHTHQLLELVYQLGRHDLIRGFDLHEVAPPLDADGVTAKAGAAVVTQFLGARRASQ
- a CDS encoding M24 family metallopeptidase, which produces MSERTPFQTSEYRRRLDRTRERMRDAGLDALVVTDPANMNYLTGYESWSFYVHQCVVVTLDHDPVWVGREMDAKSAEVTTWLPRDHVKSYTDDYVQSPHDKHPMDYVARVVADLGYADRTLGVEMDAYYYTARSHARLTGNLDDATIEDATLLVNWVRLKKSDAELERMEQAAELAESGMRAAVDTIREGVRESDAAAAIYDGLISGTDAFGGDYPAIVPLMPSGDHTGTPHLSWSDREFDDGDPVIIELAGCKHRYHCPMARTLNVGEPTDAMQETADVVMEGLQAALDAVEPGVTAESVERVWRETIAKHGIEKESRLGYATGLGYPPDWGEHTVSLRPGDETVLEPGMAFHMIPGIWFDDFGVEISETFRVTNSGAETLADFDRDVFRV